In the genome of Candidatus Ornithobacterium hominis, the window GCATGACTTTAGGCGAAATTTCTCGAGCTAAATCACCTTCGTAAAAAGCTCCGTTTTGGCTAAATGCACCGAGTGGGAATAGTTCCAGCCTTGCTGTATAAGCCAAGGCGTTATCAGATTCATGCAAGAAGTTTCGTCCTTCGCCTGTGCTGATGGCGGTCTTTATGTTATAATCAAATCCTTGCTTTTTTCTGGCTAAATAGTAGACCTGAACTCCAAAATCTCTATCAATATTAAACGTAGAATTATTGATAGACCTATCAGTAAGTTGCAGTCCGCCAGAGGAATTGATCAGCTGCCTATTGCCAGGGAGTTTGGATTGCCCTACACCGATTTGCCAATGTCTATTGGGTAAATAGAAGAACATTGCATCGCGTACAACATTGGGGTCAGTATTATTTTTGGTGGTCCCCATATCCTCGTGAGGAAAGGAAAGCTGAATTACATATTGAAACTTTGGGTCGCTCACAAAGCCATCAAATCGCAGTCTTAGGCGCCTCACGGTAGCTTTATACCCCGTTTCATCATTTTTTCCCAAAGCCGTGATTCTGCTTTGCATCCTAAAGCGGATATTCATTTGATACAAACTATCTGGTGAAGTGATTCCGATTCCTTTGCCGTAGGAATAATAAGGCATGGCGCTTATTTTATTTTGTATTTCTTTTGCCAAAATAGAATCGGTGGTTTGTGCTTGGGCAACACAAGCGAAAGCTAAATAAATGATGAGA includes:
- a CDS encoding porin; protein product: MKYFLIIYLAFACVAQAQTTDSILAKEIQNKISAMPYYSYGKGIGITSPDSLYQMNIRFRMQSRITALGKNDETGYKATVRRLRLRFDGFVSDPKFQYVIQLSFPHEDMGTTKNNTDPNVVRDAMFFYLPNRHWQIGVGQSKLPGNRQLINSSGGLQLTDRSINNSTFNIDRDFGVQVYYLARKKQGFDYNIKTAISTGEGRNFLHESDNALAYTARLELFPLGAFSQNGAFYEGDLAREISPKVMLSGSYQYNQDALRSNGQRGDLLDNAQDIRSLFLDAIAKYQGWALMLAYMQKDSENQIPATFSNPKDLKYVFTGYGIDSQLSYLFRNNFEIIGRYSHQNPTKDVWVLNPKQNQFSLGVTKYISEHAFKLQTEITKTYAEYFNGTSEDTWFIRFQIELGI